In Methanobacterium sp. Maddingley MBC34, the genomic window AGATACAATAAACACGGAAAGGAAAGTATAAAAAACCAAATTGAAAGGTTAAGTATGGTCACAGCTCTTTTAATGGCAGGTGGGAAGGGGACCCGGATGAATTTGGATCTGGAAAAGCCCCTGATAATCGTTGATGGGAAACCCCTCATTGAACATGTGCTTAATGCACTTCAAGATTCATCATGTGTAAATGAAATAATAGTAGCCACCAGCCATCACACTCCCGCAACAACGTTCCATGTGGAGGGTCTTGGTTTTAGAGTTTTAAAAACTCCGGGGAATGGATATGTGGAAGATCTTTCATTTCTTCTTTCCAAGGAGGATTTCGAGAATGAGGTCATTCTCACCATCACCTCTGATCTACCCCTCATTACAAGTGAGATCATCGACCTGGTACTGGAAAAATATCATAAATCATCCAAACCTGCCATGTCAGTGATGGTGCCGGTGGAAATATTCCGTGAACATGGTCTCAAGGCCAGTTTGGTGCTTGAAAATGGGGTTCCATCTGGATTAAATATATTAAGGGGGAAGAATACAGAACAAGATGAAGAAGTTCTGGTCCTCGATAAAATTGAACTGGCACTAAATATTAATAGCCCCGAGGACATAATATGCCTAGAGAAACTATGGGGAAACTCCAGAAGGTGAGGTAATGGTTGAGAAAGAAGAAAGGAAACTCATAAAAGGGGAAGAAAAAGTTTGGAGTGAAATCAAGGGCTATCAGGTGGCTACTAACAATGCCCGTATCCTGGGAGAGCTTGAAGAACTCATTATCAATGACAGAACCGGTAAAATAACTGACGTGGTCATTAAAGTTGATAAAGGAAGAACCGTTACAGTTAAAGGTTCTAAACAGAAAGGAGACACTTTACTGGTACCATTTGGTAAAGTGGAAAAAGTGGGTGAATTCATCATTATCTCTGAATAAATCCCATTTTATACCTTATTTTATCATTCAATTCACATATTAAGTATTCTTTCATTTATGATTACTTTAAATCTCTCATTTTAATAAAATTAATTAGATCGATAATTTTATTCCCGACTTTTTTTTGAAATAATTATTTTAACAAATTTTAGATGTATTATCCATTAAATGCAGGGTTATCTTTTAAATAAATCTATAATCATATATCAATTTGATATCAAGTTTTTGAGTATTTTAATTTAGTAAAATATTAAAATTTCATTTATTAATTGGGTTTTTGTAATTTTACGATTGTAAAACCAGAATATAGACTAATAAAATAAAAATAAAAAAAAGGGGATGGGTATTGTTTAAGGGTCTCACATTCCCTTCAAACTCTGATCCATCATTCTTTTGGTTTCAGCGGCCAGTTCTGGTGGAAGTCCAGCTATATCAATGCTCAGGAATCCTCTAACAATCATGGATGCTGCTTCTTCTTCACTCAAACCTCGGGACATGAGGTAAAGCACTTCTGCCTCATCAATTTTACCTACTGCAGCTTCGTGGGATAGTTCCAGTTCAGTGGAGGAACCTTCCAGTTCCGGTACAGCATATATCATTGAATCGTCTGATAAAACCAGTCCATGGCATTCAAGGTGCCCCTTAACATTCTTGGCCCTTCCTGCCAGGTGTCCTCTGGCATAAATTTGGGACTGGTCTTTGGAAACAGACCGGGAGATCATTTCAGTGCTACAACCCTCACCTTCTAAGATAACCCGTGAACCCATATCCAGGACTGACTCCTTCTGACCACCCAGTATGGACTGGAAAACAACCTTGGAATTGTTACCAGTACAATATGCTGTAGGATAAGACTGAATACTTCTAACAGGGCTGGTGAGAATGTAATTACTGATATAGGTAGAGTCATCTCCCACCATTACTCCAGTACGGGGGCGCACATCCACCTGTTCTGCCCAGTTATGTACCATGGTGAAGGTGATTTTGGCTCCCCTTTTAAGGTAGAACTCGGAAACTCCTACGTGTAAAGCAGAGGT contains:
- a CDS encoding hypothetical protein (PFAM: PRC-barrel domain); translated protein: MVEKEERKLIKGEEKVWSEIKGYQVATNNARILGELEELIINDRTGKITDVVIKVDKGRTVTVKGSKQKGDTLLVPFGKVEKVGEFIIISE
- a CDS encoding ABC-type transport system involved in Fe-S cluster assembly, permease component (PFAM: Uncharacterized protein family (UPF0051)), producing the protein MLQNTIKRAEKAKEKKALYGEDIDLEKFIKEEAGEHEQVSRANEVPKKVQETLLKVGVDPNEEERSGTFVQVDQSGVCTTCDSESVEIMGMNVALDKYGWLKDYMWKAVAPDTDKYTAQTALRESEAGGFGGYFIRSLPGSKEVFPLQACMFIGDEKVMQTAHNVIIAEENSELHIITGCATGEDVTSALHVGVSEFYLKRGAKITFTMVHNWAEQVDVRPRTGVMVGDDSTYISNYILTSPVRSIQSYPTAYCTGNNSKVVFQSILGGQKESVLDMGSRVILEGEGCSTEMISRSVSKDQSQIYARGHLAGRAKNVKGHLECHGLVLSDDSMIYAVPELEGSSTELELSHEAAVGKIDEAEVLYLMSRGLSEEEAASMIVRGFLSIDIAGLPPELAAETKRMMDQSLKGM
- a CDS encoding GTP:adenosylcobinamide-phosphate guanylyltransferase (TIGRFAM: TIGR00454 family protein); amino-acid sequence: MVTALLMAGGKGTRMNLDLEKPLIIVDGKPLIEHVLNALQDSSCVNEIIVATSHHTPATTFHVEGLGFRVLKTPGNGYVEDLSFLLSKEDFENEVILTITSDLPLITSEIIDLVLEKYHKSSKPAMSVMVPVEIFREHGLKASLVLENGVPSGLNILRGKNTEQDEEVLVLDKIELALNINSPEDIICLEKLWGNSRR